From a single Streptomyces sp. NBC_00377 genomic region:
- a CDS encoding purple acid phosphatase family protein — translation MGVPEQLADRMSMAEQHEYLRARFSRRTMIRGGAVTLGAVTGGAFVTGATAQAAVRTQPLSHTETVDGAYVAPFGRHLAYGNDPRTEITVSWQVPVAVKKPFIRIGTHASHLSVRIDAEIRTLYTPAGVGASGDHTQYYVHAALTRLKPGRTYFYGVGHDGFDPAAPQFAGTIGTFTTAPAHKAPFTFTAFGDQGVSYHALANDSLILGQNPSFHLHAGDIAYGDPAGQGKTSDTVFDSRTWDQFLAQTESVAKSVPWMVSFGNHDMEAWYSPNGYGGEEARWNLPDNGPDKKNLPGVYSFVYGNTAIISLDPNDVSFEIPANLGISGGTQTKWFESQLKKFRAAKDIDFVVVFFHHCAYCTSTAHASEGGVRQEWVPLFDKYQVDLVINGHNHQYERTDVIKGNTVTKKLPIGGTAYPETEGVVYVTAGAAGRSLYAFTAPDSYEGHENEVDSVASFINLKGGKQNETVTWSRVRYLNYSFLRVDVTPAPKGQYTTLKVQGIAETGDRIDHFTVARKAK, via the coding sequence ATGGGCGTACCCGAGCAGCTCGCCGACCGCATGAGCATGGCCGAGCAGCACGAGTACCTGCGCGCCAGGTTCTCCCGGCGCACGATGATCAGAGGCGGCGCCGTCACGCTCGGTGCCGTCACCGGTGGCGCGTTCGTCACCGGGGCCACGGCACAGGCCGCCGTTCGCACGCAGCCCCTCTCGCACACCGAGACCGTCGACGGCGCCTACGTGGCGCCCTTCGGCCGCCACCTCGCCTACGGCAACGACCCGCGTACCGAGATCACCGTCTCCTGGCAGGTCCCGGTCGCGGTGAAGAAGCCCTTCATCCGCATCGGCACCCACGCCTCGCACCTCTCGGTCAGGATCGACGCCGAGATCCGCACCCTCTACACCCCGGCCGGCGTCGGCGCCAGCGGCGACCACACCCAGTACTACGTGCACGCCGCGCTGACCCGCCTCAAGCCCGGCAGGACCTACTTCTACGGCGTCGGCCACGACGGCTTCGACCCGGCCGCGCCGCAGTTCGCGGGCACCATCGGCACCTTCACCACGGCCCCCGCCCACAAGGCGCCGTTCACGTTCACGGCCTTCGGCGACCAGGGCGTCAGCTACCACGCCCTGGCCAACGACAGCCTGATCCTCGGCCAGAACCCGTCCTTCCACCTGCACGCCGGTGACATCGCCTACGGCGACCCGGCCGGTCAGGGCAAGACCTCCGACACGGTGTTCGACTCGCGCACCTGGGACCAGTTCCTCGCCCAGACCGAGTCCGTCGCCAAGTCCGTGCCGTGGATGGTGTCGTTCGGCAACCACGACATGGAGGCCTGGTACTCGCCCAACGGCTACGGCGGCGAGGAAGCCCGCTGGAACCTCCCGGACAACGGCCCGGACAAGAAGAACCTCCCGGGCGTCTACTCCTTCGTCTACGGCAACACGGCGATCATCTCGCTGGACCCCAACGACGTCTCCTTCGAGATCCCGGCCAACCTCGGTATCTCCGGCGGCACCCAGACCAAGTGGTTCGAGAGCCAGCTGAAGAAGTTCCGCGCCGCGAAGGACATCGACTTCGTCGTCGTGTTCTTCCACCACTGCGCGTACTGCACCTCCACCGCGCACGCCTCGGAGGGGGGCGTCCGCCAGGAGTGGGTGCCGTTGTTCGACAAGTACCAGGTGGACCTGGTCATCAACGGCCACAACCACCAGTACGAGCGCACCGACGTCATCAAGGGCAACACCGTCACCAAGAAGCTCCCGATCGGCGGCACGGCGTACCCCGAGACCGAAGGTGTCGTCTACGTCACGGCGGGCGCGGCCGGCCGCAGCCTCTACGCCTTCACGGCCCCGGACTCCTACGAGGGGCACGAGAACGAGGTCGACTCGGTGGCCTCCTTCATCAACCTCAAGGGCGGTAAGCAGAACGAGACCGTCACCTGGTCGCGCGTCCGCTACCTGAACTACTCGTTCCTGCGCGTGGACGTCACCCCCGCGCCGAAGGGTCAGTACACGACTCTGAAGGTCCAGGGCATCGCCGAGACGGGCGACCGCATCGACCACTTCACGGTGGCCCGCAAGGCGAAGTAG
- a CDS encoding DUF4429 domain-containing protein has translation MAEIIQRDGTWVFDGEALRLTPGRDRNVGLLRRELGELVVPLSALAGVSFEQGKKGGRLRLRLRDGADPLLQATGGRLTEPHDPYQLLVESDRYGVAEYLVEEVRRALLLDRIAADPVDAYLLPGPAVPLTASAGDGTASFDGERVRLEWNWKTEESKASAGARTLGVAEIEGVEWQPAVGLENGCLRFRLRHAPTKAPAKYDPNAVELWGFKRDPLMALVAAAVQARLPHPSAAPGDAAAPIASGAALPPGAVPAPASGPDHDALLRRLRELGELRRDGVLTEDEFTMAKQAVLKRL, from the coding sequence ATGGCGGAAATCATCCAGCGCGACGGCACCTGGGTCTTCGACGGCGAGGCCCTGCGGCTGACCCCGGGCCGGGACAGGAACGTCGGGCTGCTGCGCAGGGAACTGGGTGAACTGGTCGTCCCGCTGAGCGCGTTGGCGGGAGTCTCCTTCGAGCAGGGCAAGAAGGGCGGACGGCTGCGACTGCGGCTGCGGGACGGCGCCGACCCGCTGCTCCAGGCGACCGGCGGACGGCTGACCGAGCCGCACGATCCCTACCAGCTGCTGGTCGAATCCGACCGGTACGGGGTCGCGGAGTACCTCGTGGAGGAGGTGCGCCGCGCGCTGCTGCTCGACAGGATCGCGGCCGACCCGGTGGACGCCTATCTGCTGCCCGGCCCGGCCGTGCCCCTGACCGCCTCCGCCGGGGACGGCACCGCGAGCTTCGACGGGGAGCGGGTGCGTCTGGAGTGGAACTGGAAGACGGAGGAGTCCAAGGCCTCGGCGGGCGCCCGCACCCTGGGCGTCGCGGAGATCGAGGGCGTGGAGTGGCAGCCCGCGGTCGGCCTCGAGAACGGCTGTCTGCGCTTCCGGCTGCGGCACGCGCCCACGAAGGCGCCGGCCAAGTACGACCCCAACGCGGTGGAGCTGTGGGGATTCAAGAGGGACCCGCTGATGGCGCTCGTCGCGGCGGCCGTGCAGGCCCGGCTGCCCCATCCGTCCGCCGCCCCCGGGGACGCGGCGGCGCCGATCGCGTCCGGGGCCGCCCTGCCGCCCGGGGCGGTCCCCGCGCCCGCGTCCGGCCCCGACCACGACGCGCTGCTGCGCCGCCTGCGCGAGCTCGGTGAGCTGCGCCGCGACGGCGTCCTGACGGAGGACGAGTTCACGATGGCCAAACAGGCGGTCCTCAAGCGCCTGTAG